A genomic region of Streptomyces diastaticus subsp. diastaticus contains the following coding sequences:
- a CDS encoding DUF2510 domain-containing protein, giving the protein MTQVTPPGWYPDPGHAGDGPRQERWWDGGQWTDSLRPAGGPAGAAPGTGQGWGRPAPWGPGPGQPYTAPPKSRRTARTVVAAVVGLVVLAGIGGGVYALTQDGPDERAGAAGDDGARDRRAPGDGAADAATDGASGIALPVLEGWTGESGEAGAQVTTRPYPCPGAAELTCVRSGAFSMPAQAMGLKERTARATAEADIEANIEEAYGGETYGSITAREEVAAKAVTVAGQRGHLVRWKVETASGVDGYVQSLAFPSPASPRLMVLVRFGLDDHPKAPRPTVLDQIPRAIQKAELGTGPGREV; this is encoded by the coding sequence ATGACACAGGTGACTCCCCCCGGCTGGTACCCCGACCCCGGCCACGCAGGTGACGGCCCCCGCCAGGAACGCTGGTGGGACGGCGGACAGTGGACGGACAGCCTCCGCCCGGCGGGCGGGCCGGCGGGCGCCGCCCCGGGAACCGGCCAGGGCTGGGGCCGTCCCGCGCCCTGGGGCCCCGGCCCCGGGCAGCCGTACACCGCGCCGCCGAAGTCGCGGCGGACGGCCCGGACGGTGGTCGCCGCGGTGGTGGGCCTGGTGGTTCTCGCCGGGATCGGCGGCGGCGTGTACGCCCTCACCCAGGACGGCCCGGACGAGCGGGCCGGCGCAGCCGGGGACGACGGCGCGCGGGACCGGCGGGCACCGGGGGACGGCGCGGCGGACGCGGCGACCGACGGGGCCAGCGGCATCGCCCTGCCGGTGCTGGAGGGGTGGACCGGGGAGTCGGGTGAGGCGGGCGCGCAGGTGACGACGCGTCCGTACCCGTGCCCCGGGGCGGCGGAGCTGACCTGTGTGCGCAGCGGGGCCTTCTCGATGCCCGCCCAGGCCATGGGGCTGAAGGAGAGGACCGCCCGCGCCACGGCGGAGGCCGACATCGAGGCCAACATCGAGGAGGCGTACGGCGGCGAGACGTACGGCTCGATCACCGCGCGGGAGGAGGTGGCGGCCAAGGCGGTGACGGTGGCCGGGCAGCGCGGCCATCTGGTGCGCTGGAAGGTGGAGACGGCCTCGGGCGTCGACGGGTACGTGCAGTCCCTGGCCTTCCCCTCCCCGGCCTCGCCACGGCTGATGGTGCTGGTCCGCTTCGGGCTGGACGACCATCCGAAGGCGCCGAGGCCGACCGTGCTGGACCAGATACCCCGGGCGATACAGAAGGCGGAGCTGGGGACGGGGCCCGGCCGGGAGGTCTGA
- a CDS encoding TetR/AcrR family transcriptional regulator has protein sequence MTSQSRSEERGGLSSPRSKITPERERELYEATLDLLREGGYEALTMEGIAARTRCGKSTLYRQWGGKPRLVAAALRAQRRVRFSGIDTGSLAGDLREAARAGAERGDRDGLLVQALAHAVLQDEDLQQALREALVHPETSMVDAMLDRAEGRGEIPVGHPAREFVAAQIFGVLRVRPVLEGRRPHPAEDAAYLQRFVDICILPALGLTSPAGPPPRTGGPAGDDRRGRRPRG, from the coding sequence ATGACGTCGCAGAGTCGTAGCGAAGAGCGCGGCGGGCTCTCCTCCCCCCGCTCCAAGATCACCCCCGAGCGCGAGCGCGAGCTGTACGAGGCCACCCTCGACCTGCTCCGCGAGGGCGGGTACGAGGCGCTGACCATGGAGGGGATCGCGGCCCGCACCCGCTGTGGCAAGTCCACGCTCTACCGGCAGTGGGGCGGCAAGCCCCGGCTCGTCGCCGCTGCCCTGCGGGCCCAGCGCCGCGTCCGCTTCTCCGGGATCGACACCGGCTCGCTCGCCGGGGACCTGCGCGAGGCCGCGCGCGCCGGAGCCGAACGCGGCGACCGCGACGGCCTCCTGGTGCAGGCGCTCGCCCACGCCGTCCTCCAGGACGAGGACCTCCAGCAGGCGCTGCGCGAGGCACTCGTCCATCCGGAGACCAGCATGGTCGACGCCATGCTGGACCGGGCCGAGGGGCGCGGGGAGATTCCCGTCGGCCACCCCGCCCGGGAGTTCGTCGCCGCGCAGATCTTCGGCGTCCTGCGGGTGCGGCCCGTCCTGGAGGGCCGCCGCCCCCACCCGGCCGAGGACGCCGCGTACCTTCAACGCTTTGTCGACATCTGTATCCTGCCCGCGCTGGGCCTCACCTCTCCGGCCGGACCTCCGCCGCGGACGGGCGGGCCCGCGGGGGACGACAGACGGGGCCGCCGTCCTCGCGGATGA
- a CDS encoding phosphatase PAP2 family protein has protein sequence MTARSAPAAEDRPDLAPRPPLVRELLLVAGLFLVYKCGRLLAAGETAAAFRHADGVRHAERALGLPDEAAVQRLLLHGDTLIRIANTYYATVHFPATALFLVWLYRRRPRHYLWSRRVLAVLTGAALALHLLVPLAPPRMPAAAGLVDTGQVYGPTVYGRAPEADPLANQFAAMPSLHFGWALMVAVGLIAATRSRWRYLWLLHPALTLLVVVGTANHYWLDALAATGLLAAALATVRLVGTAGSRGRLRGRVPLPGGRR, from the coding sequence ATGACAGCCCGTTCCGCGCCTGCCGCGGAGGACCGGCCGGACCTCGCTCCCCGGCCGCCGCTCGTCCGCGAACTCCTCCTCGTCGCCGGACTCTTCCTCGTCTACAAGTGCGGCCGTCTGCTCGCCGCCGGTGAGACGGCCGCGGCCTTCCGTCACGCCGACGGCGTCCGGCACGCGGAGCGCGCCCTGGGCCTGCCCGACGAGGCCGCCGTGCAGCGTCTGCTGCTGCACGGCGACACCCTGATACGCATCGCCAACACGTACTACGCCACCGTCCACTTCCCGGCGACCGCGCTCTTCCTCGTCTGGCTGTACCGGCGCAGGCCCCGCCACTACCTGTGGTCCCGGCGGGTCCTGGCGGTGCTGACGGGCGCCGCGCTCGCCCTGCACCTGCTGGTCCCCCTCGCCCCGCCCCGGATGCCGGCGGCGGCCGGTCTGGTCGACACCGGCCAGGTGTACGGCCCGACGGTCTACGGCAGGGCGCCGGAGGCCGACCCGCTGGCCAACCAGTTCGCGGCGATGCCCTCCCTGCACTTCGGCTGGGCGCTGATGGTGGCCGTCGGCCTGATCGCGGCCACCCGCTCCCGGTGGCGGTACCTCTGGCTGCTCCACCCCGCCCTGACCCTGCTCGTGGTGGTCGGCACCGCCAACCACTACTGGCTCGACGCGCTGGCCGCCACCGGCCTGCTCGCCGCCGCCCTGGCCACCGTCCG